The DNA segment ctttcaaataacaaagaacatcgaccaataagaatagtgagaaaaaaatgccgtgaactataagtatttatgtagcatatgtaagaacagtggcgtgacttttgtgtctgatttcgtaacgcaaattttagatgatgtaatctgctttgttgtaatagaattctttaaaacaatatgcaaatatgaactctcgcaagatgttcaaacaggtaaatcagagatgatttacattcttgttttgatcttcaTAATAATTAAGTGAGAAAATGACGttatcgttatgcgttacatttcacacgaaacagaagtccagttatttattaaaattgttttttgtccttaagttctaatcatttccggtcatacgtgaaacatgtgactaacatgtgataacgacattacggccggatgtacgaaatactaggtctaaacattgtttttgtttccaacgggatgttagcaaacataatctgtagacttgtttcgtcttgtttaaaagaggaaaatacaattgtcaaagagattgcgccggtggtctgttatttttcctatgtgcataatgttacatacgatcctgtgtgaaaataaatgcccaatgacttgacaaaatcgatttcatatttgacagacgttagaacacacCTCGTTTCCGGATAATGACgtgaagagtccttggaaaaatcaatccaaattaagtctcttatcattgtaccaatgctcgttggattgatttaacttcagcagtaaatattactggatattttaggtgaataaatataatttaataaaaaatacatgttaatataccgttacacttggaatgtacaaagttggcatctttgtcacagtttttaattaatattttttattcatgttctgcaaacacttatcagaaacgcaataaacttgtcaaaggagaagtaaacttttaccatgcatgacttgaaaggaagtactttattgattttagcccactaaagtaggttaaaatgtggaaaccatgaatatggtgtacaggtcacaagtatcacattgtgcctattttaaagattttaattccaagttaaaagtttttttctttactggatttaaagaatgttacattgccaatgatttggaataaattgtatataactggaatatcaaaaccaaatataaatacatttttttggcttaaacatcaagatacaacgattatggtatcctgtatcaatgaagaaaatatggaaaattctgaataaattgtactaattgttttcaaaacaagcacatatttaggagatttataatactgttacatttaagatggattttaagaaaaagtatactgttcagattattttaagcagattttgcaataaaataaaactaaaaaaatgctttcggtttcttatggtttcctgtcaggtttaaaaaaacctttaatataacattgaaaatagattttaaatattaacatgaagcaagtaacactagtaatggtatttatttatgccttttgaattatattgtgcaaaataaagaaaataaatattggtTTCCTTtttggtttcatgtcacgtaaacggtgaatcaaaatgtattatttttttctcgaaaaactcaattgttccattcatactattctaacaccaacacaacccacaaaataaaagttaaaattttagaacttaaaaaaaaggatacaaaaagaaaccaaaggccgaataccaaattatggtccataaaCATAATGTGCAGTTTTAGATATGGCATATTTTGGGAGGAAATTTAGTGCTTTAAAAACATTAAggaattcaatttattttggaataagaaaaatatcacattacaggatattaatatgttttaacCACTTTGTTTGTGCAATGAATATATGTATTcaggaaatattttttgttgtgaatagtaaaaatttacaaaatttgtaatcAGCAGAATAACATCTGTTAAacccttttcttttttaatatgtatgtaaATTTAAAGAGTTAATTCAGTCTGTTTTGATTATCTTACACAGAAGAACTGGTGTAATGAGGAGTGCTGGACCAAACAGACATGACCATGGCCAACACAGACATAACCCCATGAAACACAAGAGGAAACCCCCTCGTGGAATGTTTATTATTGCAGAAGATCTGTCTCTATTTACCTCAGGACCTCCAGCTCAAGCAGATGCTGTTCTCAAAAATGCAGAAGCTGATCTAGTCTCCCTCAAAAGACAAGTAAgttgatatatatgtaaaattaatattataaaactcaaataaaaaaaaaccgattTAAAGTGAAGGTATTCAAAACACTTAGTATTCtcatttcatattaaaattctaatttgTGATGAATGAATTGTTGTTAGAGCAAATTTGTCTaggaaaaaaaactaaaaaaaactataaaacttAGATAAACCTGACGTGGAACTAAAAAATTCTGATAACTTATGTCATTACCATTTTTACAGGTTCAGAATCATAAACAAATGATAAGTATGCAGAAACATAAGATGGGTTGTATAGATGAACTGAGACCACCAGAGgtagatatttatattttttgtatgaacaTGAAATTGTCTCTCATGGCAGTTAAGGAACCTCTTTGTTTTACAATCCATGTCTCTGTCACTGATATTGTTGTGTGTCAGTGatgttaattcatttatttttgttttatatgttaatctatatttacaaacattttgaCGAGAAGGGTCAGCTGAGAGTTGTTTCCcttgatagaaaaaatataacaatattatgtGGATTTTCAAGTCTGTTGTGGTGAACAACTTGCATCAATTGTACATATTTAAGTTAAACAAAGCACAAAGGTTACTTTATATTTGTTGAGAATTGCCTTCAATcagaaatgttataaaaatatattttgccaTAATGGTTTTGGATTTCATGTATATCAGCAAGTGAAAAGAAAAACTATGGtattttcttgatattttgttaAAGATCATGTTTTAccagatatttatatattttacaaaaacaaaaaccatagATATTTCTATACTTATTAATAAggtattttaaatgaaaaattaaatataagctGTGTAATAAAAGTTAACATTATTAAACAGATTCTATTTTAACTGAAAGCTTTCTTTATTTATAGGGCAATCAAAGAATAAATGCTCGTTGGACAAATGAAGAGCTTTTGTTGGCTgttcaaggtaaaaaaaatctaaaattatttttaaaagtatttcatattgatttttaattacaaaatcaaaacattaaataCTGTTATGGTCTTCATGGTATATAACAAAGGGAATCTTCTCATTATATCATCCACAAAAAAGCaaattgactttttaaaaaacaatgcaATGGTaggaatgatttttttattttttctgaatcttcacaatttttatGCAAACATCATATGCTTAAAGAGCTATATTCTTTCAAAATGAAGGAAAAAGAATCTGATGTCAGAttgaatgtgttttattttaaactaatttgaaaCGGTTTCTGAGAAcagaaaacaagtaaaaaaggaTAGCAGTGTCACTCTGAAGTTAAAACTGGTTTACATATTATTTGTTCTGTTAGCAGCCTTCTTTGAAATGTTAGTTTTACCTTAAAGGAAATATGACTCAATGCATTGCAATGAATTGTAACCCTCTGATAGAAgatatattatttgtaaaaaataaatccataaaGCTCTTTGTTCTTTGCATTTGAGGTCAGCTCAGTTTAAGAAATTTTCTGTCTGTTTctatatttgttgaaatttCCTTTTCAGGAGTGAGGAAATATGGTAAGGATTTTCAGGCAATAGCAGAAGTGATAGGAAACAAGACAGAGGCTCATGTTAGAAGTTTCTTCATCAATTTCCGAAGACGATATAATTTGGATGAAGTATTAGCTGAATTTGAGGCTGAACATGGAACAGAACATACCAACGATGATGATTTAGATAAGGAAGAAGAAAAGGTTTGTTGACATAAATCACATGTCTAACtaatttggattttatttattttttggagaGGAGGGGGTACTAAATCTATATATGGTTGGATTTTTCTGGTATGGGCATAGATGTTCTGCCGATTCTTTACATATAACTAAAGGAAATTTGTTAATCACCTCTACCAATACATACTAATTGATATctcacaaaaaatgtttaatcaaCAGTAGgaatttgacaaattttgaattattttctatcttcaaaatattcaattgttAGTATATGTGACTCTAAAATTCTTTAGAAtgcaattatttgtattttgtatgcACTGATAGATAATAAAAAGTTACATTGAAGGTTTATCATAATATTTCAGATGGAAGTTGATATAAAAGAACCAGATAATTCTACTCCTAGCTCTGGAACACCTCCACCATTACTGAAGCAGGGAACCTCACCTATCAAAGTTCCTAGTGTATCACAACACAGGTGAGATTATAGAACGATCTTCTATTTCATCTGAATAGATTGTCTCCCATTTGTAGAAAAATCCTATCATCTATTTTAAAGCTTTGTTCTAAAGGTCAAGATTTTAAGAATGCCAtttcaatttgttaagaacCATTTTAAGGTCTTTAAACATAACAGGGACATATGTTATACTGTCttcaaaatttagcaatttctattttcaaaaatccaatgcaatggaaaaaaatgtaataagaGGTATAAGAAGACGTGTTAtgtgtgtcaatgagacaactctccatccaagtcagaGTTTGTCAAAGTAAATCATTAGTATAGGTTAAGTTATAAGTTAACATATtactattattatattattgcaGATTGATACCAAACCAGCGAACTATATTACAGCAACCACCACCCCTTATCAAACCAAATTCGTCTTCACCAAAGCCAGCTATTACAACACCTTCATAGGATTTACTAGATGATTAAATGGATTTGTTATGTTAAGTGCTCAGTTGAGGCCTGCCACCAGATATTGTGTGATGCCAGATAAACTGTAATTTGCAGATAGCGCAAGAAATGTATTTCAGGCATTATTGTCTAAGGCTATAGTTTTACCGTTGCCCATATTCATGTTATGTAGTATTAAAGGGATCGCATCAGACAGCTGACACTTGAACCATTTCAAAATGGTTTCCTGGTTTTTATAGTTCATGGAATTTCTCACGTATCACATCATTGCATCACTTAATGCGAATAAGTGGgatgtttttgtttgtacattttatttctgttgttacttgtaaagatatttatttattttgttttctcagatttttgtatattgagaataagtgtttttgatgtttGCACTTTTGTTTGAGGTGTAAGgtgctttatttttatatggtacTATGTAACACAGGTCTCCACATTGTGAACATGTCCGTCTATTAGATATTTATGACTGTCTTTGAAGTATGTATTGTATATCTTACAGCTGAACTATTAGAAGATGTATGTTGtgtataaaattaaagtttGCTTGTTTGTTAGGCTAACTTTGAACTCTTTgataattattgtaaatattgaaacaaactGATTAGGTTTTttcagtaacatttttgttaacTCTCCAATGATATGATTGGCTAGTAATGACTTGTTACTCTTTCAATAGccattatacatgtaggtagtaaaaaaaacgaaagaaatattgattttatagtCATCAACCAAACAAGCATACAATATGTTGGTAACATTTAAGTATACATGCTGTAATTCAGTTTTTACTTGGCGGTACAtacataatgtaaaatatttttgtaagaactggaattttttaaattatatcatCAAACGTCATTCCCCGgttacttttatatttatataaatgataaaattagtaaaatgaGTCTCCACATGTTGTATGGATCGTCTTGCAATGTTATTCGTGTTTTTTGTTCAGTGCATTGTAATCGTTTCCATCAGCATTATCTATGTgtgaaagtttcatttttattcaCTTAAACAGCAGCATTcatggattttaaatatttcatccCATCGATATAGGGtatattgcaatttttcagaaaattaaagtCAACATCATCCCCATTGATGTACTCAGGCTATTTATTGTTGTGTTCATTAGGTTTGAGGTGCAGTTTGATTCCTTTTAGAACTTTAAATTAGAAGTATAAGAAAATTGCAATTCTGGAGTGATGGGCTATCTTTCTGTGTCTGTCCCAGGTTCTAAGGAGGCATGGAAAGTTTGAAAAAGGTGAAAATGGTAAAACAACTACTGATTGTGACTGAATTCTCTATTAGAATGACTATTTCTGGTTTAGGTCAAAATTAAGCTATTCCTTTTATACCACCCTCCTTTACTAATGCATATGAATCTAGTACTGTGTAATGTTAAACAGTTACAtcttttctgttgttttatgTTAACAATATTTCATAGACAACTGATCATCTTCATTGTCAAACACATTTTTACCTAAATATTCTAACTAGTCTTCAttcataatacatttttttcacaaacttcatGAATCCAAGTTTTAAAGAACAACTTATAAATGTTCTTGTTTCTAAGGCAAACTTATTGTTAATCTGTTTCACTATCACCAAgttgtatttcaaaaacaaaagcggTTAATTTTGGTTTTATGAAGATATACAAAAATCCTGTTATAAGGCCATAAAAGTGTTTGGGTCAGTGACCTGCATATTCATTAAACCATATTCATTGTTGACCATTGTGTTACAAGAGGATTACTGTAAGggtttacagctaatttcctaatacATGTAGGACAAGACTTTGATTAGCTTGCTTgcattgtttgtatattgtacaattgttATAAGGATAATGtccattcaaattaaaaatatatatataaatgatatatacaggATTAAATATATGCCTATATTTTGTTGgaagatggcaatgttaatttCAAAGCTTGAATTatcatttatacaaacaaagcaagcaagcctaccaaagttttactctataagcattaggaaattagctgtaaatgATCATTACAAATTGTATGTGTTAACATGATGAATGTCATGTGATGTAATGGTGaattaaagatttgtaaaatacatgactttcattggtatatttttatgccccatttatgggcaatatattttctggtctgtgcgtctgttcgtcccacttcaagttaaagttttgttgaagttgaagtctaatcaacttgaaacttagtacacatgttccttatgaaatgatctttttaattttaatggcAAATTAGAGATCCTACCCCATTTTCatgttcactgaacatagaaaatgatagtgcagatggggcatccatgtacttagGAACATTCTTGTTGTAGTTTACACTACCTGGATTGGTTTTTGCTTAATCGATTTACTGtgaattcataaattattgcaaaaaaaatgtgacagggtATATAATTGCAATAATGTAAACTAGCATTTTGGAAGTttgtatatgaattaaaaaggatttttcacaaatatcacaaaaactatatttcattGAGGTAACAACCTTACAATTCAATTGTCAATTCTTAACAAATTCTCCGGATTCCAAAAGgacaataaaaaatctaaattcaaagaaatatagtggaaaaaataaaataaaaataatcttcaAAACCATAAAATACAGACATCATCAAAACTTGTAATTGGGGATCTTTGGTGCTTGGGCAAGGTACAGACCTGATACTAGTTGCATTGCTGATTGCTGATGGGTGAAGTTTATGTCACAATTGCGTTAAATGGAGAACATTATGAAGCCACATAATCGTTTGAAAACCATCAGTAGAAGGGGTTTTAAGTTATTGAACATAAAAGACAGtctcaattttcaatatatcaatgaccattACTTCAGAACAGTTAAAATCTTCAAAATCAAACTTGaccaatattttttatcagttaCAACATATCATAATTTGAAAACCATCATTTAAAAGGGTTAACAAGTAATTCAATGGAAAAAGACCAGAAAATATGAGAAAATGTCAAAGAGTTCAAGACAACCCTAAAGGGCAGATAACTGCCAGTGGCTACCAATGAGTTTTCAACACAGCAAAAAAATCCTGCAACAGGAGATTTGCCTCATCTGGccactaaataaaaatatgtactagttcaatAAAAATGGATTTCATACAAAGCTCCAAAACATCTAAATgaactaaagttaaaaaaaacatacaagacctaacaaaggccagaagctcctgactttggacaggcagaAAAAaagtggcggggttaaacatgttttgtgatatATCAACCCTTCCCTTTACCTCTTAGCTAATGTTGATTCAGAACACAGCAACACACACAGTTGTGATGAATTTACACAGGTCTAAGACATTGCTAATATAGAATCTTTGATGTAAATTCTTATAAATCTGACTAAAGTTGCACGAGAGCACTTACATGAGGAAATCACTTGATAATAAAGGTGAGAAATGGCTAGAAACTCGAGAACCTCTTCAACATTTTGTATGCTTTAATACTTGTAGTGATTGCTATATGAAGAGGTCATTAAGTAACACATTTTTGGCCTAGCAGGCctattgttatataaaatggTGCTAAAACGTTAACCAGATAAAAAGAGTATATAACAGACTGAATTGAAACTTTATAACTCATTCACATTGTGAATTATCTTACAAATTGTAAACTCACTATAAAGCATTTTAATTTCTCTGAGCTTTTTGTACCCAGGATCTTTTGGTAGGGGCTTTGGTCAGATGTTAAAATGTAAGAGTCATTTTGTCTTTGGTGGATATTTATTGATTGCCAATCAAATTAACACATTTCAGGAAACTTATTAATTGTTGATGATGTATTAAttactataaattcagaaactaTTGCGTGCaattattattgtgattttgatattttagactacaaaactattttaatttttgagatattgagaaaAGTCCTGTTTGAATTCATacgaaataattcaaaatatgagtttaaattattgtgattataacCTGTCgcatttttagaaataattaaaacctCACAATAGTTTTTGAAATTACCATACTTGAAATCAAATGCAATTGTTTTGGCAAAAAACTGATGTCATTGgagacatacatttttttttaaaacacaaagttgatgacaattttttattttatcaataataacACAATAATAAATGTTCAGTTCAGTTTTTACAGTGGTTTGTAATCCAACTTGGATTCTAATTTCTTATTATCCCCAACTTTCCTGACGGCCTTCATAAAATCTTCTTCTATTACGTAATCTCTCTCTGCTCTGATAGCAAACATACCTGTAatcaaaaatattcaacaataaaagaaatgtttataTGTCAATTGATTCTACCTATCCAAATTAAGATAATACTGGCATTtaatattatgtattttatttctttgtgtTGTTGAGTTGCTATTTCTCTTTTTAATTATGTCAATCTCCCATTATGATTGTAAATTCTTTTTATCAGCTTTTATCTCCCTATTAATCCTAGATGGAtcaaaaattgttcaaaataacaTTCATCTTTGttcatggctttgtcagtttattgttgaCTTATGACTTTAAGTGTCCCTTTAGAAgctttcttttttctattttaaacaacaaaaattctattaaggtggtacctaacactatagggagataactctgttaaaccagctaaacgttttaattacattgtgttgttaaaggaatgttaagcttctcaatgaacaaaattagtgtttgtcaaactgctatataaccagtgtcggtaatatgaaaatagtctATTGAGATTCATGTCCAAAGCACTTGTCGTGCCAGGGTTCAAACCAACAAACTCACTCAGTGTTAAATTAAAATAGTGATACAGTAGTTAAACTACTTAGACCATTTAGCCAGCAAGGCCTCATAATGCTTAATAACAACAGTTTTGGTTATCAAACCGTATTTTGCAAGTCATGAAACCATAAGTAAATGGAATAACAATAATTACCTGCTTCCGTACAAACATTTCTCAGATCTGCTCCATTGAAATCATCAGATAATTTAACTACGGCTTCCCAATCTACAAGATACAAATGTTTGGTGTTATTTGTTATtcacatttataaattgtaaaccattgtaataaaattgagaatggaattggggaatgtatcaaagagacaacaacccgaccatagaaaaaacaaaattcagataacatttttttacattgtttagCAAACTTTGCAGTAATTT comes from the Mytilus trossulus isolate FHL-02 chromosome 3, PNRI_Mtr1.1.1.hap1, whole genome shotgun sequence genome and includes:
- the LOC134710171 gene encoding REST corepressor 1-like, producing MVMADHKNAADIRNGRRSRGASPNEFSDDSSGEDSDHDNGMRVGDDFQAKVPVYNPDIKPEGRNDAILVWAPAWDLPDAKVDEYVVIAKEKHGYNTEQALGMLFWHKHNVDKALSDLANFTPFPDEWTVEDKVLFEQAFSFHGKSFHRIRQMLPDKSIASLVKYYYSWKKTRSRTSLMDRQARKLTKNGDSEEDSDIESKKSDADDANKENGKQEKDTCSNCGISTPTLNPTPKGSLCSSCFQYWRRTGVMRSAGPNRHDHGQHRHNPMKHKRKPPRGMFIIAEDLSLFTSGPPAQADAVLKNAEADLVSLKRQVQNHKQMISMQKHKMGCIDELRPPEGNQRINARWTNEELLLAVQGVRKYGKDFQAIAEVIGNKTEAHVRSFFINFRRRYNLDEVLAEFEAEHGTEHTNDDDLDKEEEKMEVDIKEPDNSTPSSGTPPPLLKQGTSPIKVPSVSQHRLIPNQRTILQQPPPLIKPNSSSPKPAITTPS